A single Carnobacterium alterfunditum DSM 5972 DNA region contains:
- a CDS encoding type II toxin-antitoxin system Phd/YefM family antitoxin, with protein MSIVNPSQARKVFYQLLKDVNKTNEPVYISGKNEESEAVMVSKKDWDAIQETLYLHSYGVADVIHQREQENEFVALEDTDWDTL; from the coding sequence ATGTCGATCGTAAACCCTAGTCAAGCTAGAAAAGTCTTTTACCAATTATTGAAAGACGTTAATAAAACTAATGAACCCGTTTATATCTCAGGAAAAAATGAAGAAAGTGAAGCGGTTATGGTCAGTAAAAAAGACTGGGATGCTATTCAAGAAACCTTGTACCTTCATTCTTATGGAGTAGCTGATGTGATTCACCAGCGTGAACAAGAAAATGAATTTGTTGCATTGGAGGATACCGATTGGGATACTCTGTAA
- a CDS encoding GGDEF domain-containing protein: protein MLSFYDGFFLNLCVLIASLFVYEELVKKNSFEIQTIRITIINGLLGGLLAAILMHFNIETSANALIDLRIIPFMLVILYGNWLSTSITAALIISIRFMMGVHIYSAINIIFILASWMIFCYCFKKIKNRWISIIVMLTLSNTVYTVLTAILSAGKGLNISLIATYWISCILGGLIAVYMMDYLNETKIAFKRNSKYAFTDSMTGLNNVRSFNLAFNKAKSKLEKSNESISIMILDIDHFKQVNDTYGHLEGNLVLKKVAAILKMSQDPEDIISRNGGEEFSVLLNNCSHNEAYEKADALRKIMENLFFIMTVCQIKCITQDEIKETHDVLV from the coding sequence ATGTTATCGTTTTATGATGGTTTTTTTCTTAATCTATGTGTGTTGATTGCATCACTATTTGTGTATGAAGAACTCGTAAAAAAGAATTCTTTCGAAATACAAACTATAAGGATAACTATTATAAATGGTTTATTAGGTGGCCTTCTAGCGGCTATTTTAATGCACTTTAATATTGAAACTAGTGCGAATGCTTTAATTGATCTTCGAATTATTCCCTTCATGTTAGTTATTCTTTATGGGAATTGGTTATCAACTTCTATAACGGCTGCTTTAATTATTTCTATTCGGTTTATGATGGGTGTACATATTTATTCAGCTATTAATATTATTTTTATCCTTGCTTCATGGATGATCTTCTGTTATTGCTTTAAAAAAATTAAAAATCGATGGATTTCTATTATAGTTATGCTTACTTTAAGCAATACTGTTTATACCGTATTGACTGCTATTCTTTCAGCAGGTAAAGGTCTCAATATATCTTTAATAGCAACCTATTGGATCAGTTGTATTTTAGGAGGACTTATCGCTGTTTATATGATGGATTACTTGAATGAAACTAAGATTGCATTTAAAAGAAACAGCAAGTATGCCTTTACAGATTCAATGACAGGCCTGAATAATGTTCGTAGTTTTAACTTGGCGTTTAATAAAGCAAAAAGCAAACTTGAAAAATCGAATGAAAGTATTTCTATTATGATCTTAGATATTGATCATTTTAAACAGGTGAATGATACTTACGGTCACTTAGAAGGCAATTTAGTACTGAAAAAAGTAGCTGCCATTTTAAAGATGAGTCAAGATCCTGAGGATATTATTTCTAGAAATGGTGGAGAAGAATTTTCAGTGTTGCTCAATAACTGTAGCCACAATGAAGCATATGAAAAAGCCGATGCTTTAAGAAAAATAATGGAAAATTTATTTTTTATCATGACGGTTTGTCAAATTAAGTGCATCACCCAAGACGAAATAAAAGAAACCCATGACGTCCTCGTATAG
- a CDS encoding Txe/YoeB family addiction module toxin has product MGYSVKLAKSTMKDLKNLKSAHLDQKFKDLMDVLKENPFQNPPPYEKLVGNLKDKYSRRLNIQHRLVYSVDNDAKEVIIWSAWTHYER; this is encoded by the coding sequence TTGGGATACTCTGTAAAATTAGCAAAATCAACTATGAAAGACCTTAAAAATTTAAAATCTGCTCATTTAGATCAAAAATTTAAAGATTTAATGGACGTATTAAAAGAGAATCCTTTTCAAAATCCGCCGCCTTATGAGAAATTAGTTGGTAATTTAAAAGATAAATATTCACGCCGTTTAAATATCCAACACCGGTTGGTTTATTCGGTAGATAATGACGCAAAAGAAGTCATTATTTGGTCTGCTTGGACGCACTATGAAAGATAG
- a CDS encoding IS3 family transposase: MYSHEERLKAVKLYIKYEHSLAATIQKLGYPSPKALYNWHQEYCENGELRDSSIRGTKFTLKEKKIAVEHYFEYGRNYSRTVRMLGYPGRETLRQWCEELAPEARKIRRSALNYTQEQKKEAVIRLFSRNTSAKKIAEQTGVGRKTLYDWKSDLVGRDFPLTMLKQPIEQTVDTLNSEVDDLQKQVYQLRMEKEILERAAVLIKKETGINPINLTNREKTILVNALRTNFPLKSLFQQLELPKSSYFYHRNQLTLTDKYEEKRLLLTEIFNENDARYGYRRLHAEMKNKGVLLSEKVVRRLMREENLSVRIARKKKYSSYAGEITQAAPNLLQRNFKAEKPNMKWLTDITEFRMPAGKVYLSPIIDCFDGAVVSWTISTELNAKLVNTMFDNAAETLGVNEHPIIHSDRGAHYRWPGWIERIKTSGLTQSMSKKGCSPDNSACEGFFGRLKNEWFYGVSWKDISIDEFMERLDHYIHWYNEKRIKMSLGGISPLQYRRSLGLAA; this comes from the coding sequence ATGTACTCTCATGAGGAACGATTGAAAGCCGTAAAATTATATATAAAATATGAACACTCACTAGCAGCTACTATTCAAAAACTTGGATACCCTTCTCCAAAAGCTTTATATAATTGGCATCAGGAATATTGTGAAAATGGAGAACTTCGTGATTCATCTATTAGAGGTACTAAATTTACTCTAAAAGAAAAAAAGATAGCTGTTGAGCATTACTTTGAATATGGTCGGAATTATTCTCGGACAGTTCGAATGCTTGGCTATCCAGGCAGGGAAACATTAAGACAATGGTGTGAAGAATTAGCCCCAGAAGCTCGTAAAATTCGACGGAGTGCGCTAAACTATACGCAAGAGCAGAAAAAAGAGGCTGTAATCAGGCTCTTTAGCCGAAATACTTCTGCCAAAAAAATCGCAGAACAGACAGGTGTTGGTAGAAAGACGCTCTATGACTGGAAAAGTGATTTAGTCGGAAGGGATTTTCCTCTAACCATGCTAAAACAACCTATTGAACAAACGGTAGATACACTGAATTCAGAAGTCGATGATCTGCAAAAACAAGTCTACCAGTTACGAATGGAAAAAGAGATTCTTGAAAGAGCAGCTGTTCTAATAAAAAAAGAAACAGGCATTAATCCAATAAACTTAACAAATAGAGAAAAGACTATTTTGGTTAATGCCTTACGTACCAATTTTCCTTTAAAGAGCTTATTTCAACAATTAGAGCTACCAAAAAGCAGTTATTTTTATCACAGAAATCAATTAACTTTGACAGATAAATATGAAGAAAAACGTCTTTTACTAACAGAGATTTTCAATGAAAACGATGCAAGATATGGCTACCGTAGACTGCATGCAGAAATGAAAAATAAGGGTGTCCTATTGTCAGAAAAGGTTGTTAGAAGGCTGATGAGAGAAGAAAATCTTTCTGTTAGAATAGCGCGGAAAAAGAAATATAGTTCTTATGCTGGCGAGATTACACAAGCAGCCCCAAATCTTTTGCAACGAAATTTTAAGGCAGAAAAGCCGAATATGAAATGGCTGACTGATATTACAGAATTTCGCATGCCTGCTGGAAAGGTCTATTTGTCACCTATTATTGACTGTTTTGACGGAGCAGTCGTAAGTTGGACAATTAGTACTGAACTGAACGCAAAGTTAGTCAATACAATGTTCGATAACGCTGCAGAAACACTAGGAGTTAATGAGCATCCAATTATTCATTCTGATCGTGGCGCGCATTACCGATGGCCAGGATGGATAGAGCGAATAAAAACCTCCGGTTTGACACAATCCATGTCCAAGAAAGGTTGTTCTCCAGACAATTCTGCCTGTGAAGGCTTCTTTGGGCGCTTGAAGAATGAATGGTTTTACGGGGTATCCTGGAAGGACATCAGCATAGACGAATTCATGGAACGTCTAGACCATTATATTCATTGGTATAATGAAAAGAGAATCAAAATGTCATTAGGTGGAATAAGTCCTCTTCAGTATAGACGAAGTTTAGGATTAGCTGCTTAA
- the sufU gene encoding Fe-S cluster assembly sulfur transfer protein SufU — MALTKLNQLYRQVILDHSSHPHHHGDLEHATNRSDLTNPTCGDVLQLQLVIEDQIIKDIRFDGSGCTISQASASMMTDVVIGKTVAESLLLADQFSLLVQGKEVAKLEELGDAALLSGVAQFPARIKCATLSWKALEKALVK; from the coding sequence ATGGCCTTAACTAAACTAAACCAATTGTACCGTCAAGTGATTTTAGACCACTCCAGCCACCCGCATCACCATGGGGATCTGGAGCATGCAACAAATCGCAGTGACTTGACCAATCCGACTTGCGGCGATGTGCTGCAGCTTCAACTGGTAATAGAAGATCAGATCATTAAAGACATTCGATTTGATGGAAGCGGTTGTACGATCAGTCAAGCCAGTGCGAGTATGATGACTGATGTTGTGATTGGAAAAACAGTCGCTGAATCTTTACTGTTGGCAGATCAATTTTCGCTGCTCGTGCAAGGAAAAGAAGTCGCCAAACTAGAAGAACTAGGAGATGCGGCACTTTTAAGTGGGGTCGCACAATTCCCAGCCCGTATCAAATGTGCTACGTTGTCTTGGAAAGCACTAGAAAAAGCCTTAGTAAAATAG
- a CDS encoding IS30 family transposase yields the protein MSYTHFTITERSKIEVYLELKMSIRTIAKKLNRSPSSVSRECQRNPNYQAEKAQTSYNQRKAACGAHSKLTASLKIVIQEKLDQTWSLEQISGRLLQGSLTFKTIYRWIYAGLLDVPLTVLRQKGKRQKPKETRGRFVVGTPISKRPKEIRKRTTFGHWELDTVVSGRGQAKGCVATFVERQTRWYKAILIPDRSAKSMERAIRTLHALYPREAFQSFTTDRGKEFACYTVIESELNIPMYFADAYAAWQRGSNENSNGLFREFFPKRTNFDTILTEEVEEALSLINNRPRKCLDWKTPYEAFMEKVLHLI from the coding sequence ATGAGCTACACTCATTTTACCATAACCGAACGTTCCAAAATAGAAGTCTATCTTGAACTTAAGATGTCCATTCGTACAATTGCGAAAAAGCTAAATCGCTCTCCCTCGTCCGTTTCTAGAGAATGCCAACGAAACCCAAACTACCAAGCGGAAAAAGCTCAAACATCTTATAATCAAAGGAAAGCTGCCTGCGGGGCTCATTCTAAACTAACAGCCTCGCTAAAAATAGTTATCCAAGAAAAGTTGGATCAAACGTGGTCTCTAGAACAAATTAGTGGCCGTTTACTTCAAGGATCCTTGACCTTCAAAACCATTTACCGCTGGATTTATGCCGGTTTGCTTGACGTGCCTTTGACGGTCTTGCGCCAGAAAGGGAAGCGTCAAAAACCAAAGGAAACAAGAGGTCGATTTGTTGTCGGCACACCGATTTCCAAACGGCCAAAAGAAATCAGAAAACGCACGACTTTTGGTCATTGGGAGTTGGATACTGTTGTCTCAGGTCGTGGTCAAGCGAAGGGCTGTGTTGCCACCTTTGTAGAACGTCAAACCCGTTGGTATAAAGCCATTCTTATACCGGATCGTTCCGCAAAGTCAATGGAGCGAGCCATTCGAACTCTTCATGCTCTTTATCCACGAGAAGCCTTTCAAAGCTTTACAACGGATAGAGGAAAAGAATTTGCCTGTTATACCGTGATTGAATCAGAGTTGAACATTCCAATGTACTTCGCTGATGCGTACGCTGCTTGGCAGAGAGGAAGTAATGAAAATAGTAATGGCCTTTTCAGGGAGTTTTTCCCAAAACGAACGAATTTTGATACCATTCTCACAGAGGAAGTTGAAGAAGCTCTTTCCTTGATTAATAATCGGCCCAGAAAATGCCTGGACTGGAAAACACCCTACGAAGCGTTTATGGAAAAGGTGTTGCACTTAATTTGA
- the sufB gene encoding Fe-S cluster assembly protein SufB: MGKLPERENYQFGFHDEVESVFTTGKGVSEATVREISNRKKEPDWMLDYRLRAYDHFTKRPMPEWGADLSEIDFDDITYYKTVSNQPERSWEDVPDKIKETFERIGIPEAERKYLAGAGAQYESEVVYHNMKEEFEKLGIVFTDTDSALKEYPEIFKEYFGSIVPATDNKLAALNSAVWSGGTFIYVPKGVRCDVPLQMYFRINDEAMGQFERTLIVVDEGASVHYVEGCTAPTFSSSSLHAAIVEIVVKKDAYCRYTTIQNWSNNVYNLVTKRAVAEEGATMEWIDGNLGAKTTMKYPSILLNGRGARGTMLSIAMAGAGQNQDTGAKMIHNAPNTSSSIVSKSIAKDGGEVNYRGQVTFSKNSGGSISHIECDTIIMDDLSKSDTIPFNEIHNGNVSLEHEAKVSKISEEQLYYLMSRGLTEQQATEMIVMGFVEPFSKELPMEYAVELNRLIAYEMEGSVG, encoded by the coding sequence ATGGGAAAATTACCAGAACGCGAGAATTATCAATTCGGCTTTCATGATGAAGTGGAATCAGTCTTTACGACTGGAAAAGGGGTTTCTGAAGCAACCGTCAGAGAGATTTCCAACCGGAAAAAAGAACCCGACTGGATGCTGGATTACCGTTTAAGAGCCTATGATCACTTTACCAAACGGCCGATGCCGGAATGGGGAGCGGATCTTTCAGAAATCGATTTTGATGACATTACCTACTATAAAACCGTCAGTAATCAGCCCGAACGTAGCTGGGAAGACGTACCGGATAAAATCAAAGAAACCTTTGAACGCATCGGGATCCCGGAAGCTGAGCGCAAATACCTAGCCGGAGCCGGAGCGCAATACGAATCCGAAGTGGTTTACCATAACATGAAAGAAGAATTTGAAAAGCTGGGTATCGTGTTTACCGATACCGATTCAGCCTTAAAAGAATATCCTGAGATTTTCAAAGAATATTTTGGAAGCATCGTACCTGCGACAGATAATAAATTAGCTGCTCTGAATTCAGCGGTCTGGTCTGGTGGAACCTTTATTTATGTTCCAAAAGGGGTACGTTGTGATGTGCCGCTACAAATGTATTTCCGGATCAACGATGAAGCGATGGGCCAATTCGAGCGCACCTTGATCGTCGTCGATGAAGGCGCAAGTGTGCATTACGTCGAAGGCTGTACGGCACCAACCTTTTCATCCAGCAGCTTGCACGCTGCTATAGTTGAGATCGTCGTCAAAAAAGACGCATACTGCCGCTACACGACGATCCAAAACTGGTCCAACAATGTCTACAACTTGGTCACCAAACGTGCTGTAGCCGAAGAAGGCGCTACGATGGAGTGGATCGACGGCAACCTTGGAGCGAAAACAACGATGAAATACCCAAGTATCCTATTAAATGGACGCGGAGCCAGAGGAACGATGTTGTCGATTGCAATGGCCGGAGCCGGACAAAACCAAGATACCGGTGCTAAAATGATTCATAATGCACCAAACACGTCCAGTTCGATCGTCTCAAAATCGATTGCTAAAGACGGTGGCGAAGTCAATTACCGCGGACAAGTCACGTTTAGCAAAAACTCCGGCGGATCAATCTCACATATCGAATGCGATACGATCATTATGGATGATCTATCCAAGTCAGATACGATTCCGTTCAATGAGATACACAACGGAAACGTCTCGCTCGAACACGAAGCCAAAGTCTCTAAAATCTCAGAAGAGCAACTCTATTACCTAATGAGCCGCGGCTTGACTGAACAACAAGCCACCGAAATGATCGTCATGGGCTTCGTCGAACCCTTCTCCAAAGAACTCCCAATGGAATATGCAGTGGAATTGAACCGATTGATTGCATATGAGATGGAAGGCAGTGTGGGGTAG
- a CDS encoding IS30 family transposase — MTQTKNNIDSHKGKHLSYAERCKIAVLKKENYTNRQVATVLNRAPQTINNEIKRGTITNLKRQVQKEKTYDYYTSIYDADAGQTFYEEQRMNCGRRPKWTDTDTFIEWADDKMLIEKWSPDVLIGFALKQELFDKSIIPCTSTLYQWIDRGVMRTKNMDLLEKLTRKIKLPKHGNPPNKRVLGVSIEKRPEIIDSRKTFGHWEIDTVVGRITKCDAVLLTLVERQTRFEVIFKLDGKDAKSVDKAIENLRKRSGDYFTKLFKTVTSDNGSEFSGLHEALQDAVDVYFSHPYASWERGTSENQHKLIRRFIPKGSPISNVSEEQLIRIQQWMNDYPRKILNYQTPHNCLAKAFREECLVA; from the coding sequence ATGACGCAAACTAAGAATAACATAGATTCACATAAGGGAAAACACCTTTCGTATGCAGAGCGCTGTAAAATTGCTGTTCTCAAAAAAGAAAATTACACCAACCGACAGGTTGCTACGGTCTTAAATCGAGCACCACAAACGATTAATAATGAAATCAAGCGTGGAACAATCACAAACTTAAAACGCCAAGTACAGAAAGAAAAAACCTATGACTACTACACTTCAATTTATGACGCTGATGCTGGACAAACATTTTATGAAGAGCAACGAATGAATTGTGGTCGGCGCCCTAAATGGACAGATACAGACACTTTTATTGAATGGGCTGATGATAAAATGTTAATTGAGAAATGGTCGCCAGACGTTCTTATCGGATTTGCTTTGAAACAAGAGCTGTTTGATAAATCTATTATCCCGTGTACTTCTACTCTCTATCAGTGGATAGATCGAGGAGTTATGAGAACAAAAAATATGGATTTACTTGAAAAATTAACTCGGAAAATAAAGTTACCTAAGCACGGGAATCCTCCAAATAAAAGGGTGCTAGGAGTATCTATCGAAAAACGTCCAGAGATAATCGATTCAAGAAAGACCTTCGGCCATTGGGAAATTGATACAGTTGTAGGCCGAATAACAAAATGTGATGCCGTATTATTAACTTTAGTAGAACGACAAACACGTTTTGAAGTTATTTTCAAATTAGATGGCAAAGATGCAAAGTCGGTCGACAAGGCTATTGAGAATTTAAGAAAACGATCAGGCGATTATTTTACAAAGCTTTTTAAGACCGTAACGTCTGACAACGGTTCTGAATTTTCAGGGTTACATGAAGCCTTACAAGATGCAGTAGATGTGTACTTTAGCCACCCCTATGCTTCTTGGGAACGAGGAACCAGCGAAAATCAACATAAACTAATTCGACGATTTATTCCCAAAGGAAGTCCGATTAGCAATGTAAGTGAAGAGCAATTAATAAGAATACAACAATGGATGAACGACTACCCTAGAAAAATTCTTAATTATCAGACACCACATAACTGCCTGGCAAAAGCGTTCCGAGAGGAATGTCTTGTTGCTTAG